Proteins encoded in a region of the Vicia villosa cultivar HV-30 ecotype Madison, WI linkage group LG5, Vvil1.0, whole genome shotgun sequence genome:
- the LOC131608217 gene encoding WUSCHEL-related homeobox 1, with amino-acid sequence MWMVGYNEGSDFNMADYPFNGRKLRPLIPKPLTTTSSSTSSPNNNISTTNPSLNRIHGTNDFFTQYHNLHQVGDQSKRSELNNPAAVVVSSRWNPTPEQLRALEELYRRGTRTPSAEQIQQITAQLRRFGKIEGKNVFYWFQNHKARERQKRRRQMESAAEFDASLEKKDLGASRTVFEVEHTKNWLPSTNSSTSTLPLAEESASIQRVAAKADQYSRTDGWVQFDEAERKNFMERNATWHMMQLTCPTFINTTQCYPNNSNYIPSTATASMATTTSTTVTTRLMDPKLIKRTHDLSLFISPFHLTSNSSRINTSTHTQHEESDQTLQLFPIRNEGDNGGSDDVDHSIINQHKETEISSSAMNAPNQFIEFLPLKN; translated from the exons ATGTGGATGGTAGGTTACAATGAAGGTAGTGACTTCAACATGGCTGATTATCCTTTCAATGGAAGAAAACTCAGACCTCTCATTCCAAAGCCACTCACTACTACTTCCTCTTCTACTTCTTCTCCTAACAACAACATTTCAACTACTAATCCTTCCTTAAACCGCATTCATGGCACCAATGATTTCTTCACACAATATCACAACCTTCACCAAG TTGGAGATCAAAGCAAGAGATCAGAGTTGAACAATCCGGCCGCAGTTGTGGTGAGTTCGAGATGGAATCCAACGCCGGAACAGTTAAGAGCACTTGAAGAATTATATAGAAGAGGAACAAGAACACCATCTGCTGAACAAATCCAACAAATCACTGCACAGCTAAGAAGATTCGGAAAAATTGAAGGAAAGAATGTCTTCTATTGGTTTCAGAATCACAAAGCAAGAGAAAGACAGAAACGACGCCGTCAAATGGAATCAGCAGCTGAGTTTGATGCTTCTCTTGAAAAGAAAGACCTAG GAGCAAGTAGGACAGTGTTTGAAGTTGAACACACCAAAAACTGGCTACCATCCACAAACTCCAGTACCAGTACTCTTCCTCTTGCAGAG GAATCTGCTTCAATTCAAAGGGTAGCAGCAAAAGCAGATCAGTACTCTAGAACAGATGGATGGGTCCAATTCGATGAAGCAGAAAGAAAAAATTTTATGGAAAGGAATGCCACGTGGCATATGATGCAGTTAACTTGTCCTACCTTCATAAACACTACACAATGTtaccctaataattctaattacaTCCCTTCTACAGCAACAGCTAGCATGGCCACCACCACCTCAACTACAGTAACAACTAGACTAATGGACCCAAAACTCATCAAGAGGACACATGATTTAAGCTTATTCATTTCACCTTTCCACTTAACCAGTAATAGTAGTAGAATCAACACTAGTACTCACACTCAGCATGAAGAATCTGATCAAACACTTCAACTTTTCCCAATAAGGAATGAAGGAGATAATGGAGGCAGTGATGATGTTGATCATAGCATTATTAACCAACACAAAGAGACAGAGATATCATCTTCAGCAATGAATGCACCAAACCAGTTTATTGAGTTTCTACCGTTGAAGAACTGA